In Aspergillus oryzae RIB40 DNA, chromosome 6, one genomic interval encodes:
- the sC gene encoding sulfate adenylyltransferase (ATP sulfurylase (sulfate adenylyltransferase)), with protein MANSPHGGVLKDLLARDAPRHDQLAAEAESLPAIVLSERQLCDLELIMNGGFSPLEGFMNQKDFDGVCENCRLADGNLFSMPITLDASQQVINELKLQAGSRVTLRDFRDDRNLAILTIDDIYRADKEKEAKLVFGGDPEHPAIKYLNTKVEEFYIGGKIEAVNKLNHYDYVALRYTPAELRIHFDKLGWSRVVAFQTRNPMHRAHRELTVRAARARAANVLIHPVVGLTKPGDIDHFTRVRAYQALLPRYPNGMAVLGLLGLAMRMGGPREAIWHAIIRKNHGATHFIVGRDHAGPGKNSKGEEFYGPYDAQHAVEKYKDELGIEVVEFQQVTYLPDTDEYKPKDEVPAGVKTLDISGTELRNRLRTGAHIPEWFSYPEVVKILRESSPPRHTQGFTVFLTGYQNSGKDAIARALQVTLNQQGGRAVSLLLGDTVRHELSSELGFSREDRHTNIQRIAFVASELTKAGAAVIAAPIAPYEHSRKAAREAVSQHGSFFLVHVNTPLEYCEKTDKRGIYAKARAGEIKGFTGVDDPYEAPENAHLTVDVSKQSVRSIVHEIILLLETEGFFDRA; from the exons ATGGCCAACAGCCCTCACGGTGGTGTCCTGAAGGACCTTCTTGCCCGCGATGCTCCCCGCCACGACCAGTTGGCCGCGGAGGCGGAGAGCCTGCCCGCCATCGTCCTCTCCGAGCGTCAGCTGTGCGATCTTGAACTGATCATGAACGGTGGCTTCAGTCCTCTGGAGG GCTTCATGAACCAGAAGGATTTCGACGG TGTCTGTGAGAACTGCCGTCTTGCCGATGGCAACCTTTTCTCCATGCCCATTACCCTTGATGCCTCCCAACAGGTCATCAACGAGCTCAAGCTGCAGGCTGGCTCTCGCGTCACTCTCCGCGACTTCCGTGATGACCGCAACCTGGCCATCCTGACCATCGATGATATCTACCGTGCTGACAA ggagaaggaagccaagctgGTCTTTGGCGGTGATCCTGAGCACCCTGCCATCAAGTACCTCAACACCAAGGTCGAGGAATTCTACATTGGTGGAAAGATCGAGGCTGTCAACAAGCTGAACCACTACGACTATGTTGCCCTGCGCT ACACCCCCGCAGAGCTGCGCATCCACTTTGACAAGCTCGGCTGGTCCCGAGTTGTCGCTTTCCAGACCAG AAACCCCATGCACAGAGCTCACCGTGAGCTGACCGTCCGTGCGGCTCGTGCTCGCGCGGCTAATGTCCTGATCCACCCCGTTGTCGGTCTCACCAAGCCCGGTGACATTGACCACTTCACCCGTGTCCGTGCTTACCAGGCCCTCTTGCCCCGCTACCCCAACGGAATGGCCGTCCTTGGTCTGCTCGGCCTTGCCATGCGTATGGGTGGTCCCCGTGAGGCCATCTGGCACGCCATCATCCGTAAGAACCACGGTGCTACCCACTTCATCGTTGGCCGTGACCACGCCGGTCCCGGTAAGAATTCCAAGGGCGAGGAGTTCTACGGCCCTTACGACGCTCAGCACGCCGTCGAGAAGTACAAGGACGAGCTGGGTATTGAGGTTGTCGAGTTCCAGCAGGTCACCTACCTGCCCGACACCGATGAGTACAAGCCTAAGGATGAGGTTCCTGCCGGTGTGAAGACTCTGGACATCTCCGGTACCGAACTGCGCAACCGCCTCCGCACCGGTGCCCACATCCCCGAGTGGTTCTCTTACCCCGAAGTTGTTAAGATCCTGCGTGAATCCAGCCCCCCTCGCCACACCCAGGGTTTCACCGTCTTCCTTACCGGTTACCAGAACTCCGGCAAGGACGCCATCGCTCGTGCTCTGCAGGTCACCCTGAACCAGCAGGGCGGTCGTGCTgtctctctcctcctcggtgacaCTGTCCGCCACGAGCTCTCTTCCGAGCTGGGCTTCAGCCGTGAGGACCGCCACACCAACATTCAGCGTATCGCCTTCGTTGCCAGCGAGCTGACCAAGGCCGGTGCTGCTGTCATCGCTGCCCCCATTGCCCCCTACGAGCACTCTCGGAAGGCCGCTCGTGAGGCCGTGTCCCAGCACggttccttcttcctggtccACGTCAACACTCCTCTGGAGTACTGTGAGAAGACCGACAAGCGCGGTATCTACGCCAAGGCCCGTGCCGGTGAGATCAAGGGCTTCACTGGTGTTGATGACCCTTATGAGGCTCCTGAGAACGCTCACCTCACTGTCGATGTCTCCAAGCAGTCTGTTCGCAGCATTGTCCACGAGATCATCCTCTTGCTTGAGACTGAGGGTTTCTTTGACCGTGCTTAG